The Papaver somniferum cultivar HN1 chromosome 3, ASM357369v1, whole genome shotgun sequence genome includes a region encoding these proteins:
- the LOC113358046 gene encoding 2-oxoglutarate-dependent dioxygenase DAO-like, with protein sequence MEAVSIPVIDLQKFPGQSAKILEACKKWGCFRITNHGIPDTLMSDMKQVVRLLFDRPIEIKRRNTDVIEGSGYMAPNEKNPLYEALGLYDMGSSDAVETFCTQLDASPQQRQVIKAYSTALHELIMELCGMLAQSMGLRNDLAQGWPCQFRINKYNFTQESIGSSGVQIHTDSGFLTVLQEDDCVGGLEVLNKSSGKYVTVDPLPRSLCVNLGDMATVWSNGAFCNVRHRVQCKQAAIRISIALFLPGPKEAMVEAPQVFVDSNHPRLYKPFTYEDLRKLRISTGLHAGEALDLMRL encoded by the exons ATGGAGGCTGTTTCAATTCCCGTGATCGATCTTCAGAAATTCCCAGGGCAGTCTGCAAAGATTTTAGAAGCATGTAAAAAGTGGGGATGTTTTAGGATAACCAACCACGGCATACCTGATACATTAATGTCAGATATGAAACAGGTTGTTCGTTTGCTATTTGATCGACCGATTGAAATCAAACGGCGCAATACTGATGTGATCGAGGGGAGTGGATATATGGCCCCGAATGAGAAAAATCCTCTATATGAAGCATTGGGTCTGTATGATATGGGATCTTCCGATGCTGTTGAAACCTTCTGCACTCAGCTGGATGCATCCCCGCAGCAAAG ACAAGTTATAAAGGCATACTCGACTGCTTTACATGAGTTGATAATGGAATTGTGCGGAATGTTAGCACAGAGTATGGGCTTGAGAAATGATTTGGCGCAGGGATGGCCTTGTCAGTTCAGGATTAACAAATACAACTTCACACAAGAAAGTATTGGTTCCTCTGGAGTCCAAATTCACACAGACTCTGGCTTTCTCACTGTACTTCAAGAAGATGATTGTGTTGGTGGTCTTGAAGTCTTGAATAAATCATCTGGTAAATATGTAACCGTTGATCCTTTACCAAGATCGTTATGTGTTAATCTCGGAGACATGGCTACG GTGTGGAGTAATGGTGCGTTCTGCAATGTAAGGCACCGTGTGCAGTGCAAGCAGGCGGCAATACGTATTTCAATTGCTCTTTTTCTACCTGGACCCAAGGAAGCAATGGTGGAGGCTCCACAGGTGTTTGTTGACTCGAACCATCCTCGTCTCTACAAGCCATTTACATATGAAGATCTCAGGAAGCTTAGAATCTCTACTGGATTGCATGCTGGTGAAGCCCTAGACCTTATGCGGCTCTGA
- the LOC113358047 gene encoding probable pre-mRNA-splicing factor ATP-dependent RNA helicase DEAH2 yields MSTERKRKVSLFDVVDETSVSAAAKLVKMNGFGGGLIHNNPLVNRWNGRPYSQRYMDILEKRKTLPVWQQKDEFLQVLKNNQTLILVGETGSGKTTQIPQFVIDAVELENPGKRKKMMVACTQPRRVAAMSVSRRVAEEMDVTIGEEVGYSIRFEDCSSAKTVLKYLTDGMLLREAMTDPLLENYKVIILDEAHERTLATDVLFGLLKEVLKNRPDLKLVVMSATLEAEKFQAYFSGAPLMKVPGRLHPVEIFYTQDPERDYLEAAIRTVVQIHICEGPGDILVFLTGEEEIEDACRKITKEIGNQGEQVGPVKVVPLYSTLPPAMQQKIFDAAPPPLKEGGPPGRKIVVSTNIAETSLTIDGIVYVIDPGFAKQKVYNPRVRVESLLVSPISRASAHQRSGRAGRTQPGKCFRLYTEGSFNNDLQPQTYPEILRSNLANTVLTLKKLGIDDLVHFDFMDPPAPETLMRALEVLNYLGALDDEGNLTKLGEIMADFPLDPQMSKMLVVSSSFNCSNEILSISAMLSVPNCFVRPREAQKAADEAKARFGHIDGDHLTLLNVYHAYKQNNEDPSWCYDNFVNARALKSADNVRQQLMRIMTRFNLKLCSTDFNSRDYYINIRKAMLSGYFMQVAHLERTGHYLTVKDNQVVHLHPSNCLDHKPEWVIYNEYVLTSRNFIRTVTDVRGEWLVDIAPHYYDLENFPQCEAKRVLERLYQKREKDKENSKNKKQ; encoded by the exons ATGTCGAcggagagaaaaaggaaagtaagCTTATTTGATGTAGTTGATGAAACATCGGTATCTGCTGCTGCTAAACTTGTTAAGATGAATGGATTCGGAGGGGGTTTAATTCATAATAATCCACTTGTGAATCGATGGAATGGAAGACCGTATTCGCAGAGATATATGGATATTTTGGAGAAAAGAAAAACACTTCCTGTTTGGCAGCAGAAAGATGAGTTTTTGCAGGTTTTGAAGAATAATCAGACTTTGATTTTGGTCGGTGAAACTGGTAGTGGTAAAACTACTCAG ATTCCCCAGTTTGTGATTGATGCTGTCGAGTTAGAAAATCCAGGAAAGCGAAAGAAAATGATGGTTGCTTGCACCCAACCACGTAGGGTTGCTGCTATGTCTGTTTCTCGACGTGTTGCTGAGGAGATGGATGTGACAATTGGAGAAGAAGTTGGTTATAGCATCCGTTTCGAAGACTGTAGTAGTGCAAAAACTGTTCTCAA GTACTTAACAGATGGTATGCTCTTAAGAGAAGCTATGACTGATCCTCTCTTGGAAAACTATAAAGTGATAATTCTGGACGAGGCTCACGAAAGAACTTTAGCAACAGATGTGTTGTTTGGTCTTCTGAAAGAAGTCTTAAAAAATAGACCAGATCTTAAATTGGTGGTTATGAGTGCAACCCTGGAGGCTGAAAAGTTTCAGGCATACTTCAGTGGTGCCCCTCTTATGAAGGTTCCTGGAAGGCTTCATCCAGTTGAGATATTCTACACTCAGGATCCTGAGAGAGATTACCTTGAAGCAGCAATTCGTACAGTTGTGCAGATACATATATGTGAGGGTCCCGGTGACATTCTTGTTTTTCTAACTGGAGAGGAAGAGATAGAAGACGCATGTCGGAAAATAACTAAGGAAATAGGAAACCAGGGTGAGCAAGTGGGTCCTGTGAAAGTAGTGCCACTGTATTCTACTCTCCCTCCAGCGATGCAGCAGAAGATATTTGATGCTGCTCCACCTCCTTTGAAGGAGGGTGGTCCTCCTGGAAGGAAGATTGTGGTGTCGACCAATATTGCTGAAACTTCTCTGACTATAGATGGTATAGTTTATGTTATTGATCCTGGGTTTGCGAAACAGAAAGTCTACAATCCACGAGTGCGAGTGGAATCCTTGTTGGTGTCACCAATATCAAGGGCAAGTGCTCACCAGAGATCAGGTCGTGCAGGAAGAACACAACCTGGGAAGTGTTTCAGACTGTACACGGAGGGAAGTTTTAATAATGATCTTCAGCCGCAAACATACCCAGAAATATTGAGGTCAAATCTTGCAAACACCGTTCTTACCCTGAAGAAACTTGGAATTGACGATCTGGTGCATTTTGATTTTATGGATCCACCTGCTCCTGAGACATTGATGCGTGCGTTAGAGGTGTTGAACTATCTGGGTGCTTTGGATGATGAAGGAAACCTTACTAAATTGGGGGAGATTATGGCTGATTTTCCGCTGGATCCTCAAATGTCGAAGATGCTTGTTGTTAGTTCAAGCTTTAATTGTTCCAACGAAATTCTCTCAATTTCGGCTATGCTTTCAG TACCCAATTGCTTTGTCCGGCCTAGGGAGGCTCAAAAAGCTGCAGATGAAGCGAAAGCTCGGTTTGGCCACATTGATGGGGACCATCTCACACTTTTGAACGTGTATCACGCCTACAAGCAAAACA ATGAGGACCCTTCGTGGTGTTATGATAACTTCGTCAATGCTAGGGCGCTGAAGTCTGCTGATAATGTGAGGCAACAATTAATGCGCATCATGACCAGATTCAACCTCAAGCTATGCAGCACAGATTTCAACAGCCGTGACTACTACATCAACATCAGGAAGGCTATGCTGTCCGGTTATTTCATGCAAGTAGCTCACCTTGAACGTACAGGACACTATCTAACAGTGAAAGATAATCAG GTTGTCCATCTGCATCCATCAAACTGTCTGGATCACAAGCCGGAGTGGGTCATTTACAATGAGTACGTGTTGACTAGCAGGAATTTCATTCGTACCGTTACAGATGTTCGCGGAGAGTG GCTTGTTGATATAGCACCCCATTATTATGATCTGGAGAACTTTCCACAGTGTGAGGCGAAGCGCGTCCTAGAAAGGCTTTACCAGAAACGAGAGAAGGATAAAGAAAACAGCAAGAACAAAAAGCAGTAG